From Priestia aryabhattai, one genomic window encodes:
- the frr gene encoding ribosome recycling factor: MPKQVLQNAKERMEKAIQSFSRELASIRAGRASASLLDRVTVEYYGAPTPINQLAQVSVPEARMLVIQPYDKSQIGEVEKAILKSDLGLTPTSDGTIIRLSIPALTEERRRELVKMVKKYAEEAKVAVRNVRRDANDDFKKLEKKGEITEDDLRGYSDDIQKLTDDHIVKVDKVAKDKEEEIMAV; this comes from the coding sequence ATGCCAAAACAAGTGTTGCAAAACGCAAAAGAAAGAATGGAAAAAGCAATTCAATCATTTAGCCGTGAACTAGCATCAATTCGTGCTGGACGTGCAAGCGCGTCACTTCTTGACCGCGTAACGGTAGAATACTACGGTGCACCAACACCGATTAACCAATTGGCGCAAGTAAGCGTACCAGAAGCTCGTATGCTTGTTATTCAGCCTTATGACAAATCACAAATTGGTGAAGTTGAAAAAGCTATTTTAAAATCTGATTTAGGATTAACACCTACAAGCGACGGAACCATTATCCGTTTATCGATTCCTGCTTTAACGGAAGAGCGTCGTCGTGAGTTAGTGAAAATGGTGAAAAAATATGCTGAAGAAGCAAAAGTTGCGGTTCGTAACGTACGCCGTGATGCAAACGATGATTTCAAAAAGTTAGAGAAAAAAGGTGAAATTACTGAAGACGATTTACGCGGCTACAGTGATGACATTCAAAAACTAACAGATGACCATATCGTAAAAGTGGATAAAGTGGCGAAAGATAAAGAAGAAGAAATTATGGCAGTTTAA
- a CDS encoding isoprenyl transferase yields MLRKFQAWKKSQDLNTLSLSERKDQVKQHPVPEHIAIIMDGNGRWAQKRALPRMMGHHEGMKVVRHVTRLANELGVKVLTLYAFSTENWKRPKTEVEFLMKLPEEFLTTFLPELIEKNVQVRIMGDKSELPAHTIRAVDNAIEKTKHNTGLILNFALNYGSRHEIMGAIQSLVEDVEQGKVASSSISENLFSSYLMSKSLPDPDLLIRTSGELRLSNFMLWQLAYTEFWFTEVLWPDFKENHLIEAVEAFQKRGRRFGGV; encoded by the coding sequence ATGTTAAGAAAATTTCAAGCATGGAAGAAAAGTCAAGATTTAAATACACTGTCTTTGTCAGAACGAAAAGATCAAGTGAAACAGCACCCTGTTCCTGAACATATTGCAATTATTATGGATGGGAACGGTCGTTGGGCGCAAAAACGAGCTCTTCCTCGCATGATGGGCCATCATGAAGGGATGAAGGTAGTGCGTCATGTGACCAGATTGGCCAATGAATTAGGTGTTAAAGTATTAACTTTATATGCATTTTCCACTGAAAATTGGAAGCGCCCCAAAACTGAAGTCGAGTTTTTAATGAAACTGCCAGAGGAATTTTTAACAACCTTTCTGCCTGAGCTAATTGAAAAAAATGTGCAAGTTCGTATTATGGGGGATAAAAGTGAGCTCCCTGCCCATACGATTCGAGCCGTGGATAACGCAATTGAAAAAACAAAGCATAACACGGGGTTGATTTTAAACTTCGCGCTCAATTACGGTAGCCGTCACGAAATCATGGGCGCTATTCAGTCATTGGTAGAAGATGTAGAACAGGGAAAAGTAGCTTCCTCTTCTATTTCAGAAAATTTATTTTCTTCCTATTTAATGAGCAAAAGCCTTCCAGATCCGGATTTGCTTATTCGTACAAGTGGCGAGCTTCGCTTAAGTAATTTTATGCTTTGGCAACTAGCTTACACAGAGTTTTGGTTTACAGAAGTATTATGGCCAGATTTTAAAGAAAATCATTTAATCGAAGCAGTCGAGGCGTTTCAAAAGCGCGGTCGCCGCTTTGGTGGTGTATAA
- a CDS encoding chemotaxis protein CheA encodes MDMNQYLEVFIEESKEHLQNVNDQLMLFEKNTNDLSYVNEIFRSAHTLKGMSATMGFDDLAQLTHKMENVLDAVRNHQLDAHTEIVDVLFESVDALEIMVQSISEGGDGQLDVKLLVQKLQRIVAEEPVAQSAASFIEYDELVQTLLSQTADQGVNAFEITVQLESTCLLKAARAYMVFDVLEQAGDVIKSAPTVQDIEQEKFESSFIVILVTNESQEKLQASIMEVSEVESVKIAVVPVKKETEMEESVSQEVAAAIQEVTVSASSKSSVEEKKQPSINKTIRVNIDRLDSLMNLFEELVIDRGRLEQISKELNNSELDETVERMSRISGDLQTIILNMRMVPVETVFNRFPRMVRQLSKDLGKQIELQIVGADTELDRTVIDEIGDPLVHLLRNAVDHGIEMPQARLTKGKNETGMIRLKAYHSGNHVFIDLEDDGAGINREKVLQKALNRGIIDEKTAETLTDKQVYELIFASGFSTAEQISDVSGRGVGLDVVKNTIESLGGSVTIDSSEGYGSRFSIQLPLTLSIISALLVQMSEERYALPLSSIIETAIVQPKDIMHVHGQKVIDFRGAIIPLIDLKKLFNVPNSVQGNYYSVVIVKKGEKTAGLIVDSFIGQQEIVLKSLGHYLPAVFAISGATILGDGQVALIIDCNALIK; translated from the coding sequence ATGGATATGAATCAATATTTAGAAGTATTTATTGAAGAAAGCAAAGAACACTTACAAAACGTTAATGATCAGCTAATGCTTTTTGAAAAAAATACGAATGATCTTAGCTATGTAAACGAAATTTTTCGATCTGCTCATACGTTAAAAGGGATGTCTGCAACGATGGGGTTTGATGATTTAGCACAATTAACTCACAAAATGGAGAACGTGTTAGATGCCGTTCGAAATCACCAGCTCGACGCTCACACGGAAATTGTCGATGTTTTGTTTGAATCAGTCGATGCGCTAGAAATAATGGTTCAATCTATTTCTGAAGGCGGCGATGGTCAGCTTGATGTCAAATTGCTTGTTCAAAAGCTGCAGCGTATTGTAGCAGAAGAACCTGTAGCGCAGTCTGCAGCTTCTTTTATTGAATACGATGAACTTGTACAAACGTTGCTCAGTCAAACAGCAGACCAAGGGGTAAACGCGTTTGAAATAACCGTACAGCTTGAAAGCACCTGCTTATTAAAAGCTGCCCGTGCATATATGGTATTTGATGTGTTAGAGCAAGCGGGAGACGTAATTAAGTCAGCGCCAACTGTTCAAGATATCGAACAAGAAAAATTTGAATCATCTTTTATCGTTATATTAGTAACAAATGAATCGCAAGAAAAGCTACAGGCGAGCATTATGGAAGTCTCTGAAGTAGAAAGCGTGAAAATTGCTGTGGTCCCCGTAAAAAAGGAGACAGAAATGGAGGAGTCTGTTTCACAAGAAGTAGCAGCAGCCATACAGGAAGTTACTGTGTCAGCATCTTCTAAATCGTCTGTTGAAGAAAAAAAACAACCGTCAATTAACAAAACAATTCGAGTCAATATTGACCGTTTGGACAGTCTCATGAACTTGTTTGAAGAACTAGTTATTGATAGAGGCCGGTTAGAACAAATATCAAAAGAATTGAATAATAGCGAGTTAGACGAAACGGTAGAACGAATGTCTCGTATTTCGGGAGATTTGCAAACGATTATTTTAAATATGCGTATGGTACCTGTGGAAACCGTTTTTAATCGTTTTCCCCGTATGGTGAGACAGCTTTCGAAAGATTTAGGGAAACAAATTGAGCTTCAAATTGTCGGAGCTGACACAGAGCTGGACCGGACCGTCATCGATGAAATTGGAGATCCGCTTGTTCACTTATTAAGAAATGCGGTTGACCATGGGATTGAAATGCCTCAAGCGCGCTTAACGAAAGGAAAGAATGAAACTGGGATGATTCGCCTTAAAGCTTATCATAGTGGAAATCATGTCTTTATTGATTTAGAAGATGACGGGGCGGGCATCAATCGTGAGAAGGTACTGCAAAAAGCGTTAAATCGAGGAATTATCGATGAAAAGACAGCTGAAACGCTAACGGACAAACAAGTATACGAACTCATTTTCGCTTCGGGCTTTTCGACTGCTGAGCAAATTTCAGATGTTTCCGGACGAGGGGTAGGTTTAGATGTTGTGAAAAATACGATTGAATCGTTAGGTGGTTCTGTAACGATTGATTCCAGCGAAGGATACGGTTCGCGGTTTTCTATTCAACTGCCGCTCACTCTGTCTATCATTTCTGCTTTACTCGTGCAAATGAGTGAAGAGCGCTATGCCTTGCCGCTTTCTTCAATTATTGAAACAGCCATTGTTCAGCCAAAAGATATTATGCATGTACACGGTCAAAAGGTTATTGACTTCCGAGGAGCAATTATTCCTCTTATCGATTTAAAGAAACTATTTAATGTACCTAACTCGGTACAAGGCAATTATTATTCAGTAGTCATTGTTAAAAAAGGTGAAAAGACTGCCGGGCTAATTGTTGATTCTTTTATCGGTCAGCAGGAAATTGTTTTAAAATCTTTAGGTCATTATCTGCCGGCTGTATTTGCTATTTCAGGAGCCACGATTTTAGGCGATGGACAAGTAGCGCTTATCATTGATTGCAACGCGTTGATTAAGTGA
- a CDS encoding chemotaxis protein CheD: MRDDKQVIKVGIAEMNVTHAPAVLRTAGLGSCVGVVVYDSVHSVAGLAHVMLPDSSGAKCPFNRAKYADTAIFDLINMLIKQGAHRKLLKAKIAGGAQMFNFESRNDVMRIGFRNVQAVERELHRNSVEIAAKATGGHNGRTIEFDPQTAILKIRTINEGIKTI, encoded by the coding sequence GTGAGAGATGATAAACAAGTGATTAAGGTAGGAATTGCCGAGATGAATGTTACGCATGCACCCGCAGTGCTTCGAACAGCGGGATTAGGGTCATGCGTAGGAGTTGTAGTTTATGACTCTGTTCACTCAGTAGCTGGGCTCGCTCATGTGATGCTTCCGGATTCAAGCGGGGCTAAATGTCCTTTTAATAGAGCTAAATATGCAGATACAGCCATTTTTGATTTGATAAATATGTTGATTAAACAAGGCGCACATAGAAAATTGTTAAAAGCAAAAATAGCAGGAGGCGCGCAGATGTTTAATTTTGAATCAAGAAATGATGTGATGCGAATTGGCTTTCGAAATGTTCAAGCTGTGGAGAGAGAGCTGCATAGAAACAGTGTAGAAATTGCAGCGAAAGCTACAGGAGGACACAACGGACGAACAATTGAATTTGATCCTCAAACGGCTATTTTAAAGATTCGTACAATTAACGAAGGGATAAAAACAATATAA
- a CDS encoding FliA/WhiG family RNA polymerase sigma factor: MKSIQEVEEHKIWQEWIETRDSHAGNMLVKKYMPLVNYHVQRISVGLPKNIHKEELQSLGLIGLYDALEKFDYGRDLKFDTYASFRIRGAIIDGLRKEDWLSRSAREKTKRIEQATEALEQRYLRRVAPSEVAKEIGMTEADVVHTMNEGFLANVLSMEEQPKEYEDGEQKYTIRDEKTLSPEDELINDERYQELAEVIEQLNEKEQLVVSLFYKEELTFTEIAQLLGLSTSRISQIHSKALFKMRTSLSKII; this comes from the coding sequence TTGAAAAGTATACAAGAAGTTGAAGAACATAAAATTTGGCAGGAATGGATAGAGACGAGAGACTCACATGCGGGAAATATGCTTGTTAAAAAGTATATGCCGCTTGTTAACTATCACGTTCAGCGGATTAGTGTAGGGCTGCCGAAAAATATTCATAAAGAAGAGCTACAGAGCTTAGGATTGATCGGTCTTTACGATGCGTTGGAAAAATTTGATTACGGTAGAGACTTAAAATTTGATACGTATGCGTCTTTTCGAATTCGAGGGGCGATAATAGACGGGCTTCGTAAAGAAGATTGGTTATCAAGAAGCGCAAGGGAAAAGACGAAAAGGATTGAACAAGCAACAGAAGCGCTTGAACAAAGATACTTGCGCAGAGTTGCACCAAGTGAGGTTGCAAAAGAAATAGGTATGACAGAAGCAGATGTTGTTCATACAATGAATGAAGGATTTTTAGCTAACGTTTTATCAATGGAAGAACAGCCAAAAGAGTATGAAGATGGAGAGCAAAAGTATACGATTAGAGATGAAAAAACGCTCTCTCCTGAAGATGAGCTAATTAACGACGAACGATATCAAGAGCTTGCTGAAGTCATTGAGCAGCTAAATGAAAAAGAGCAGCTCGTTGTTTCATTATTCTATAAAGAAGAGTTGACTTTCACAGAAATCGCCCAGCTGTTAGGTCTATCTACTTCACGCATCTCTCAAATTCATTCTAAAGCGCTGTTTAAAATGCGTACGAGTTTAAGCAAAATAATTTAA
- a CDS encoding chemotaxis protein CheW produces MKIIVFQLGDEEYGISVEEVQSIEKIQHITRVPGVKEYVKGVINLRGVITPIIDLRTRFKLQEQLNHELTRIIMVRLNDIEAGLIVDAANDVVDIDEKTIASVPETIEGIAVEYLSGVVKVDGRLIVLLNLPKVLSLEDPLQ; encoded by the coding sequence ATGAAAATTATTGTGTTTCAATTGGGAGACGAGGAGTACGGAATTTCAGTAGAAGAAGTGCAATCGATTGAAAAGATTCAGCACATAACACGCGTTCCTGGAGTAAAAGAATACGTAAAAGGTGTTATTAATCTTCGTGGTGTCATTACACCGATTATTGATTTGCGCACTCGTTTTAAATTACAAGAACAGCTTAACCATGAGCTGACACGTATTATTATGGTTCGCCTTAATGATATAGAAGCTGGTTTGATTGTCGATGCGGCAAATGATGTAGTGGATATTGATGAAAAAACGATTGCTTCAGTACCTGAAACAATTGAAGGAATAGCTGTAGAATATTTGAGCGGGGTCGTTAAAGTAGATGGGCGTTTAATTGTTCTTCTAAATTTACCTAAAGTGCTCTCATTAGAAGACCCCCTCCAGTGA
- the tsf gene encoding translation elongation factor Ts, whose product MAITAQMVKELREKTGAGMMDCKKALTETNGDMEQAIDFLREKGIAKAAKKSDRIAAEGLTYIETQGNEAVILEVNSETDFVAKNEGFQKLTKELAAHILANKPADAAEAATQKMENGATVEEHINSAIATIGEKLSLRRFAVATKTDADAFGAYLHAGGRIGVLTVLSGTTEEAVAKDVAMHIAAINPKYISRDQVSAEETEREREVLTQQALNEGKPEKIVAKMVEGRLGKFFEDICLLDQTFVKNPDQKVRQFVESKGATVESFVRFEVGEGIEKRQDNFAEEVMNQVKK is encoded by the coding sequence ATGGCAATTACTGCTCAAATGGTAAAAGAATTACGTGAAAAAACTGGCGCTGGTATGATGGATTGTAAAAAAGCGTTAACTGAAACTAACGGTGACATGGAGCAAGCAATCGATTTCTTACGTGAAAAAGGTATTGCAAAAGCTGCTAAAAAATCAGACCGTATTGCTGCTGAAGGTCTAACTTACATCGAAACTCAAGGTAACGAAGCTGTTATCTTAGAAGTTAACTCTGAAACTGATTTCGTTGCGAAAAACGAAGGTTTCCAAAAATTAACAAAAGAATTAGCTGCTCACATCTTAGCTAACAAACCAGCTGACGCTGCTGAAGCTGCTACTCAAAAAATGGAAAACGGTGCAACTGTTGAAGAACACATCAACTCTGCAATTGCTACAATCGGAGAAAAATTATCTTTACGTCGTTTTGCTGTAGCAACAAAAACTGATGCTGATGCATTCGGCGCTTACTTACATGCTGGCGGACGTATCGGTGTGTTAACAGTATTGTCTGGTACAACTGAAGAAGCTGTTGCAAAAGACGTTGCTATGCACATTGCTGCAATCAACCCTAAATACATCTCTCGTGACCAAGTTTCTGCTGAAGAAACTGAGCGTGAGCGCGAAGTATTAACTCAACAAGCATTAAACGAAGGCAAACCAGAAAAAATCGTTGCAAAAATGGTTGAAGGTCGCCTTGGCAAATTCTTCGAAGATATTTGCTTACTAGATCAAACATTTGTTAAAAATCCTGATCAAAAAGTACGTCAGTTCGTTGAGAGCAAAGGCGCTACTGTTGAAAGCTTCGTTCGTTTTGAAGTAGGAGAAGGTATTGAGAAACGTCAAGACAACTTCGCTGAAGAAGTAATGAACCAAGTTAAAAAGTAA
- the rpsB gene encoding 30S ribosomal protein S2 produces MSVISMKQLLEAGVHFGHQTRRWNPKMKKYIFTERNGIYIIDLQKTVKKVEEAYKFVKELAADGGTVLFVGTKKQAQDSVKEEAARAGMYFVNQRWLGGTLTNFSTIQKRIKRLKDIEKMQEDGTFEVLPKKEVVQLKKELERLEKFLGGIKDMKQLPDALFIIDPRKERIAVAEAKKLHIPIVGIVDTNCDPDEIDYVIPANDDAIRAVKLLTSKVADAILEAKQGEETAVETETTTA; encoded by the coding sequence ATGTCAGTAATTTCAATGAAACAATTACTAGAAGCTGGTGTACATTTCGGTCACCAAACTCGCCGTTGGAACCCAAAGATGAAGAAATACATCTTCACTGAGCGTAACGGCATCTACATTATTGATCTTCAAAAAACAGTTAAGAAAGTAGAAGAAGCGTACAAATTCGTTAAAGAATTAGCTGCAGACGGCGGTACTGTTTTATTCGTAGGTACGAAAAAACAAGCTCAAGATTCTGTTAAAGAAGAAGCAGCTCGCGCTGGTATGTACTTCGTTAACCAACGTTGGTTAGGTGGTACATTAACTAACTTCTCAACTATTCAAAAACGTATCAAACGTTTAAAAGATATCGAAAAAATGCAAGAAGACGGTACTTTCGAAGTACTACCTAAGAAAGAAGTAGTTCAACTTAAAAAAGAGTTAGAGCGTCTTGAAAAATTCTTAGGCGGCATTAAAGATATGAAACAACTTCCAGATGCATTATTCATCATTGACCCTCGTAAAGAGCGTATTGCAGTAGCGGAAGCTAAAAAATTACACATTCCAATCGTTGGTATCGTAGACACTAACTGTGATCCAGACGAAATTGACTATGTAATCCCTGCAAACGATGATGCAATTCGTGCTGTTAAACTTTTAACTTCTAAAGTTGCTGATGCTATTCTAGAAGCTAAACAAGGTGAAGAAACAGCAGTTGAAACTGAAACAACTACTGCTTAA
- a CDS encoding phosphatidate cytidylyltransferase, with protein MKQRIITAIVALAVFVPIVLIGGLPFTLIMYVIGTVGVIELLKMKHLKAMSFPSIISLLLTWVFLLPNGRDVAFQFLSEHKIEVALAAVLLLLMYTVVVKNKFTFDDVGFILLTTVYVGFGFHYFIEVRQEFGLAYLFFAFLIIWATDSGAYFIGRAMGKRKLWPEISPNKTIEGFVGGVVCAIVVAVVFKLLANIDQTMIELLVMGIIVSLFGQMGDLVQSAFKRHYGVKDSGKILPGHGGVLDRFDSLMFIMPILAFLLSL; from the coding sequence ATGAAACAGCGCATTATCACCGCGATTGTAGCACTTGCGGTATTTGTGCCGATTGTTTTAATTGGAGGGTTACCTTTTACCCTTATCATGTATGTAATCGGAACAGTTGGTGTAATTGAGCTTTTAAAAATGAAACATTTGAAAGCAATGTCTTTTCCAAGTATCATTAGTTTATTGCTAACCTGGGTGTTTTTATTGCCAAATGGAAGAGATGTTGCATTTCAATTCTTAAGTGAACATAAGATAGAAGTAGCGCTTGCTGCTGTCCTTCTTCTGTTAATGTACACGGTTGTAGTTAAAAATAAATTTACCTTCGATGACGTTGGGTTTATTTTATTAACGACAGTATATGTTGGCTTTGGCTTTCATTATTTTATCGAGGTTCGTCAAGAGTTCGGGTTAGCTTATTTGTTCTTTGCTTTCCTTATTATTTGGGCGACGGATTCCGGAGCTTATTTTATTGGACGAGCAATGGGGAAACGAAAGCTATGGCCGGAAATCAGTCCCAATAAAACAATTGAAGGTTTTGTTGGTGGCGTCGTATGCGCTATTGTAGTAGCCGTTGTATTTAAGCTGTTAGCAAATATTGATCAAACTATGATTGAACTACTGGTAATGGGTATTATCGTATCGTTATTTGGACAGATGGGTGATCTTGTACAATCAGCGTTCAAACGTCACTATGGCGTAAAAGATTCAGGAAAGATTTTACCGGGTCATGGTGGGGTTTTAGACCGCTTTGACAGTTTAATGTTCATCATGCCAATTTTAGCTTTTTTATTGTCTCTATAA
- a CDS encoding protein-glutamate methylesterase/protein-glutamine glutaminase → MNEIKVLIVDDSAFMRKLIGDFLALDSRFHVVGTARNGEEGLKKALELLPDIVTLDIEMPKMNGLDMLKQLMRVNPLPVVMLSSTTVEGAENTLTAMQYGAVDFVAKPSGAISLDLHKVKDELISKLLLASKANLSSSSHQHVQKSSVYNLPMQSKVNKLICIGTSTGGPHALQEVLSTVSKDISAPIFIVQHMPPNFTKSLAARLNQLADIEVKEAKDNEIVRSGCAYIAPGGFHMTVVEKNGQLSICLDTSLPVKGHRPSVDRLFQSISKISGYQKLAVVLTGMGSDGTEGVIDLKKNKDAIILAESEETAVIYGMPKSAVSTKLVDYIEPLRNVGSFISRYAQK, encoded by the coding sequence GTGAATGAAATAAAGGTGCTTATTGTAGATGATTCTGCATTTATGCGAAAGCTAATCGGCGATTTTTTAGCACTTGACAGTCGTTTTCACGTTGTGGGTACAGCACGTAACGGTGAAGAAGGGTTAAAAAAAGCGCTCGAGCTGTTGCCAGACATTGTGACACTTGATATCGAAATGCCCAAAATGAATGGCTTAGATATGTTAAAACAGCTCATGCGCGTGAATCCCCTTCCTGTTGTCATGTTATCGAGCACAACAGTAGAAGGCGCTGAAAATACGCTGACGGCTATGCAGTACGGCGCAGTTGATTTTGTTGCTAAACCTTCTGGAGCTATTTCGCTGGACTTACATAAAGTGAAAGATGAGCTTATTTCTAAGCTATTGCTGGCTAGTAAAGCCAATCTATCTTCAAGCAGTCATCAGCACGTGCAAAAAAGCAGTGTATATAACCTCCCGATGCAATCGAAAGTTAACAAGCTTATTTGTATTGGCACTTCTACTGGAGGACCTCATGCGCTGCAAGAAGTATTATCAACTGTTTCAAAAGATATAAGTGCACCCATTTTTATTGTGCAGCATATGCCTCCAAATTTTACAAAATCGTTAGCAGCTAGACTAAATCAGCTAGCTGATATTGAAGTGAAAGAAGCAAAAGACAATGAAATCGTTCGCTCAGGATGTGCTTATATTGCTCCTGGAGGCTTTCATATGACGGTCGTAGAGAAAAATGGACAGCTCAGCATTTGTTTAGACACCTCTTTACCTGTAAAAGGACATCGCCCCTCAGTGGATCGTTTGTTTCAGTCCATTAGTAAGATTTCAGGTTATCAAAAGCTTGCCGTTGTGTTGACGGGAATGGGATCGGATGGAACGGAAGGTGTTATTGATTTAAAGAAAAATAAAGACGCGATTATATTGGCTGAATCTGAAGAAACAGCTGTCATTTATGGGATGCCCAAATCAGCCGTTTCTACAAAACTTGTTGATTATATTGAACCGCTGCGAAACGTTGGAAGCTTTATTTCTCGCTACGCACAGAAATAG
- the pyrH gene encoding UMP kinase, with product MSQAKYNRIVLKLSGEALAGEDGFGINPSIIKSVAEQVKAVYELGVEIAVVVGGGNIWRGKIGSEMGMDRAAADYMGMLATVMNSLALQDSLENIGVQTRVQTSIEMRQVAEPYIRRKAVRHLEKKRVVIFAAGTGNPYFSTDTTAALRAAEIEADVILMAKNNVDGVYNADPKLVPDAVKYETLTYIDVLKDGLAVMDSTASSLCMDNDIPLIVFSITEEGNIKRAVTGENIGTIVKGK from the coding sequence ATGAGTCAAGCAAAATATAATCGTATCGTATTAAAGTTAAGTGGAGAAGCATTAGCTGGTGAAGATGGTTTTGGTATTAACCCATCAATCATCAAATCTGTTGCTGAACAAGTAAAAGCCGTTTATGAATTAGGTGTTGAAATTGCTGTAGTCGTTGGTGGTGGAAACATTTGGCGTGGTAAAATTGGTAGTGAAATGGGTATGGATCGTGCAGCTGCTGATTATATGGGAATGCTAGCAACAGTAATGAACTCGCTGGCTCTTCAAGATAGCTTAGAAAACATTGGTGTGCAAACACGAGTTCAGACTTCTATTGAGATGAGACAAGTAGCAGAGCCTTATATTAGAAGAAAAGCTGTTCGTCATCTTGAGAAAAAACGCGTTGTTATTTTCGCTGCGGGTACAGGAAACCCTTATTTCTCTACAGATACAACAGCAGCTTTGCGTGCAGCTGAAATCGAAGCTGACGTTATCTTAATGGCTAAAAACAACGTAGATGGCGTTTATAATGCAGATCCTAAGCTTGTACCTGATGCTGTAAAATACGAAACATTAACGTATATTGATGTTTTAAAAGATGGACTAGCTGTTATGGATTCTACAGCTTCTTCATTATGTATGGACAACGATATCCCGCTAATTGTTTTTTCAATTACGGAAGAAGGCAATATTAAACGTGCCGTTACAGGCGAAAACATTGGAACAATTGTAAAGGGGAAATAA